The following proteins are co-located in the Thermostichus vulcanus str. 'Rupite' genome:
- the aroA gene encoding 3-phosphoshikimate 1-carboxyvinyltransferase has translation MLQTDSSARALIVSPVSGLRGQVRIPGDKSISHRALMLGSLAEGETTIQGLLLGEDPRSTAACFRAMGAEISELNTDWVRIQGIGLGQLQEPMDVLNAGNSGTTMRLMLGILAGHAGRFFAVTGDGSLRSRPMRRVVDPLRLMGAQIWGRAGGNLAPLAVQGGSLKGIHYHSPVASAQVKSCLLLAGLLAEGTTQVTEPALSRDHSERMLRAFGAEIKADPEEKTVAVVGGSRLRGQAVTVPGDISSAAFWLVAGSILPESELLLENVGLNPTRTGVLEVLREMGADIQIENAREIAGEPLGNLRVRSAPLRGCTIAGDRIPTLIDEIPVLAVAAAFAEGVTVIRDAAELRVKESDRLAAMAQELGRLGARVREHPDGLEIQGGIPLQGAEVDSHEDHRIAMSLMVAALGAQGSTTLAGADCARISYPDFIPTLQRVTGSLG, from the coding sequence GTGTTGCAAACCGATTCTTCTGCCCGTGCCCTGATTGTGTCCCCTGTTTCTGGTCTGCGGGGCCAAGTCCGTATTCCTGGGGATAAATCCATTTCCCATCGGGCTTTGATGCTGGGATCCCTGGCGGAAGGGGAAACCACGATTCAAGGGCTGCTGCTGGGGGAGGATCCCCGTAGTACGGCTGCGTGCTTTCGGGCCATGGGGGCGGAGATTTCTGAGCTGAATACGGACTGGGTGCGCATCCAGGGGATTGGTTTGGGCCAGCTGCAAGAACCGATGGATGTTTTGAATGCGGGCAATTCTGGGACGACGATGCGGCTGATGTTGGGGATCCTGGCTGGCCATGCCGGGCGCTTTTTTGCCGTGACGGGGGATGGCTCCCTGCGTTCCCGACCGATGCGACGAGTGGTGGATCCCTTGCGACTGATGGGGGCACAGATTTGGGGTCGGGCCGGAGGAAATCTCGCTCCTTTGGCTGTGCAGGGGGGATCCCTCAAAGGGATTCACTATCACTCTCCGGTAGCCTCGGCCCAAGTGAAATCTTGCCTTTTGTTGGCGGGTCTGTTGGCGGAAGGCACCACGCAAGTGACGGAACCGGCGCTTTCGCGGGATCATTCTGAGCGGATGCTACGGGCCTTTGGGGCCGAGATCAAGGCGGATCCGGAGGAGAAAACCGTAGCCGTTGTGGGGGGATCCCGGTTGCGGGGGCAAGCGGTGACCGTACCGGGGGATATCAGTTCGGCGGCCTTTTGGTTGGTGGCCGGCTCGATTCTGCCCGAGAGTGAATTGCTTCTGGAGAATGTCGGCTTGAACCCCACCCGCACCGGTGTATTGGAGGTGCTCAGGGAAATGGGGGCAGATATTCAGATCGAGAATGCGCGAGAAATTGCGGGTGAGCCTTTGGGCAATTTGCGGGTGCGTTCGGCTCCCTTACGGGGCTGCACCATTGCGGGCGACCGGATCCCGACGTTGATCGATGAGATCCCGGTGTTGGCGGTGGCGGCAGCTTTTGCAGAGGGGGTGACGGTGATTCGAGATGCGGCAGAGCTGCGGGTGAAAGAAAGTGATCGGTTGGCCGCTATGGCACAGGAGCTGGGTCGTCTGGGGGCGCGGGTGCGGGAACATCCTGATGGCTTAGAAATCCAAGGAGGGATCCCTCTGCAGGGAGCGGAGGTAGATAGCCATGAGGATCACCGCATTGCCATGAGCCTAATGGTGGCGGCTTTGGGCGCCCAGGGATCCACAACTTTGGCTGGGGCGGATTGTGCCCGCATTTCTTACCCAGATTTCATCCCCACGTTACAGCGAGTGACCGGATCCCTGGGATAA
- a CDS encoding DNA phosphorothioation-associated putative methyltransferase: protein MNGIPHATIAKLCQSSPVGKRLPDALYVHHSALCHLDPQLQCLEQSARQHLPSPNGFTLVKFSLTQPKLSYLTYPDFDTDPHPALHHSTQVDLSTGQVSEQDYSRRPNPPILHRKEAFVAPDYPHFETFQALTQAEERHELLKDSHHIGTQQGWNARLQQHGIHIQNHQLSHSPRSCPTIHRHRAAIVRPDLSKPVRVALEAGILTPATTFFDYGCGHGNDHQRLARQGFTSEGWDPHFRPHTPRIPADIVNLGYVINVIEDPAERREALLNAWNLTQRVLIVAAQVLLDNATQGQIAYGDGIITRRNTFQKYFDQQELKTYIDQVLEVDAIPVALGIYFVFRDEAQAQSFRASRFRSHATTPRIRLQVKRFDNYRELLTPLMDFVTERGRMPIKGELPTESEIVQEFGSLHRAFQVILQVTDQAEWHQIAERRKQDLMLYLALSNFGRRPKLSHLAPETQTDLKSLFGSYRQACTEADAMLHSLGDLSLVAQKCQSSPVGLQGSRSFMVHVSALERLDPVLRLYEGCASRTIGRPDEATLVKFQTQKPKIAYLFVPDFDRDPHPAIHTRMEVDLRTLRVHYQDFKPEENPPILHRKEALVAPDYPLYEKFAKLTRQEEDWGLLDDESLISKRWGWERCLADHCATLQGHRLVWRKDGNPYTIKILRSQMRARQKQRPDSAGDDPG, encoded by the coding sequence ATGAATGGGATCCCTCACGCCACCATCGCCAAGCTGTGCCAGTCTAGCCCAGTGGGGAAACGCCTGCCGGATGCTCTCTACGTCCACCATTCGGCTCTTTGCCACCTGGATCCCCAGCTTCAGTGCCTCGAACAGTCCGCCCGTCAACACCTGCCCTCCCCCAACGGCTTCACCCTGGTCAAGTTCTCCCTCACCCAACCCAAACTCTCCTATCTCACCTACCCCGACTTCGATACGGATCCCCATCCAGCTTTGCACCACAGCACCCAGGTGGATCTCAGCACTGGACAGGTGAGCGAGCAAGACTACAGCCGCCGCCCCAATCCCCCCATCCTGCACCGCAAAGAAGCCTTCGTTGCCCCCGACTATCCTCACTTTGAAACTTTTCAAGCTCTCACCCAAGCCGAAGAACGCCACGAGCTTCTGAAAGACTCCCACCACATCGGCACTCAACAGGGCTGGAATGCTCGCCTGCAACAACACGGGATCCACATTCAAAATCATCAACTCAGCCACTCCCCCCGCTCCTGCCCCACCATCCACCGCCACCGCGCCGCCATCGTCCGCCCTGACTTATCCAAACCTGTCCGGGTCGCCCTCGAAGCCGGGATCCTCACCCCCGCCACCACCTTCTTCGACTACGGCTGTGGTCACGGCAATGACCATCAACGGCTAGCCCGCCAAGGATTTACCTCAGAAGGCTGGGATCCCCACTTTCGCCCCCATACTCCCAGGATCCCAGCTGATATCGTCAATCTGGGCTATGTCATCAATGTGATTGAGGATCCGGCAGAGCGGCGAGAAGCCCTGCTCAATGCCTGGAACCTCACCCAACGAGTCCTGATTGTGGCTGCCCAAGTGCTGCTCGACAATGCCACCCAGGGCCAAATCGCCTATGGAGACGGCATCATCACCCGCCGCAACACCTTTCAAAAGTATTTCGACCAACAGGAACTCAAAACCTACATCGACCAGGTGCTAGAGGTTGACGCCATCCCCGTCGCCCTGGGGATCTACTTTGTCTTCCGTGATGAAGCCCAAGCCCAGAGCTTCCGCGCCTCCCGCTTTAGATCCCATGCCACCACCCCCCGCATCCGCCTTCAGGTCAAACGCTTTGACAATTACCGGGAACTGCTCACCCCCCTGATGGATTTCGTTACCGAACGGGGACGGATGCCCATCAAAGGGGAATTGCCCACAGAGTCCGAGATCGTCCAAGAGTTTGGATCCCTGCATCGTGCCTTCCAGGTGATTTTGCAGGTTACCGACCAAGCCGAGTGGCATCAAATCGCAGAACGGCGAAAACAGGATCTGATGCTCTATCTGGCACTGAGCAACTTTGGTCGCCGTCCCAAACTCAGCCACCTGGCTCCCGAAACCCAAACCGACCTCAAATCCCTGTTTGGCAGCTACCGACAAGCCTGTACCGAAGCGGATGCCATGCTCCACAGCTTGGGAGATTTGAGTCTGGTGGCCCAAAAATGTCAGTCCAGCCCCGTAGGGCTCCAGGGATCCCGTTCCTTTATGGTTCATGTCTCTGCCCTGGAGAGGCTGGATCCCGTCTTGAGGCTCTACGAAGGCTGCGCTAGTCGCACCATTGGCCGCCCGGATGAAGCCACCTTGGTCAAGTTTCAGACCCAAAAGCCCAAGATTGCCTACTTGTTTGTCCCCGACTTCGACCGGGATCCCCATCCTGCTATCCACACCCGCATGGAAGTTGATCTTCGCACTCTGCGCGTCCATTACCAAGATTTCAAGCCGGAAGAAAACCCCCCCATCCTGCACCGCAAAGAAGCCCTGGTCGCCCCCGACTATCCCCTCTACGAGAAATTTGCCAAACTTACCCGCCAGGAAGAAGACTGGGGACTGCTGGATGATGAATCTCTGATCTCCAAACGTTGGGGCTGGGAACGCTGCTTAGCTGACCATTGTGCCACTCTGCAAGGGCATCGTCTGGTTTGGCGTAAAGATGGGAATCCCTACACCATCAAGATCCTCCGCTCTCAGATGCGCGCTCGGCAGAAACAACGACCGGATTCAGCGGGGGATGATCCTGGCTAG
- a CDS encoding DUF4332 domain-containing protein, with amino-acid sequence MSSSSQPVEPLPAPVDWPLSRIPGISAADQSALKKAGIESTQHLLDYCSTAAQQQALSTQLKIPLRFIHKWVALADLAQIPSVGPEGCGLLLHAGIVSVEQLAQGSPQALHRNLCRLQVRSLGQRGSQLSFAQVTEWIRQAQQRTQGISSGS; translated from the coding sequence GTGTCTTCCTCTAGCCAGCCTGTAGAGCCTCTCCCCGCGCCTGTCGATTGGCCATTGAGTCGGATCCCGGGGATTAGCGCTGCCGATCAATCTGCCTTGAAGAAAGCGGGCATTGAATCGACCCAGCACTTGCTGGATTATTGTTCCACGGCAGCGCAGCAGCAAGCCCTTTCCACCCAACTGAAGATCCCTTTGCGCTTTATTCACAAATGGGTGGCGCTAGCGGATTTGGCCCAGATACCTTCGGTGGGGCCAGAAGGTTGTGGGCTACTGTTACATGCAGGCATAGTGTCGGTGGAGCAGTTGGCGCAGGGATCCCCGCAGGCACTGCATCGCAACCTTTGCCGTCTTCAGGTGAGATCCCTGGGACAACGGGGGAGCCAACTGAGTTTTGCACAAGTCACAGAGTGGATTCGCCAAGCGCAACAAAGAACCCAGGGAATCTCCAGTGGATCCTGA